CAACATATTATTTCTATGGAGTCAGAAGGAATCCCTAAGAACAGTGAGAACTCTGAGGGGGCTTTACCAGAGCCCCCAGATAGTGGAATACGCACAAATCCAGAAATTCTGTGCTTGGCTTTAAATAGCAGCATTTGGAATTTATACAAGAGACCTATACTAGAAGCTAAGAAAGCACTGTGGAGAGCTACTGAGAGACGCTTAGCAGTGTTAAACATATTACTTGTGTTTTAATCTACTATTCTCTTTCCAGTCAAATTCAACAAAGGATACTTCCTTTTGGTGCCAGAACATGGGGTAAGTCAAGCCTGAACACTGTGACTTAAATCACAAAGCATAATGAAGTAGGATTTGAAAGACAGATTTGTCACTTTTCTTCTCAACTCACTCCTCATAGGCATATAAGCTTTACCACCTGCTTTTCACTATGACTTAATGATTTGTTTTAATGCAATGGTCTACACACTAAAAATACCAGTGCCCCACACAAGAACTATACCTGACAGTCTGTGGGATGATGGTGAGAAGTGCCATCAGCTGTGCTGTGGTAAAAGGACTGAATGCACTAACAGGGCAAAACCCTTTCTGTCTGAGGGCCTCTTGCAGTTCCATGGCTACTGCACACTCACcctaaatattttccaaatgatggttaaagaaaaacatatattACCTCCTAGgaataataacaaaaattttTTTGCTTACATTACAAATGATGAAAGCTGTAATATGAAGCAAACAGGGAACTTGCATTAAAATCAGATGTTTGTGTTAGATGAAACACATGAGTGTGAACAGAAGTAGCAGCCTATTTTAGGTAGACTGATAGCATTTTGCATCTTCAGCAACAGGATCCTAGCcagtgctgggaagaaaatcagTTCACCATCTTACCAAAGGTGTCGTGGAACACCAGCCTTCCCGTTACCTGTGGCAAAGGTCAGCAGGAGCTGAAACTCGCCAGCGGAGAGGCTGGCAGCTACAGCTGTGAAAAGGCCGTGCCTCTCGGTGCCGCCCGGCCCCCCCAGGAAAGGAGACCACAGCGCTCGCTTTGCTACGGCTTTATTCGGGACCGGACCGCGCCTGGGGAAACCGGGCCAGGGGTAAGGCGCAAGCGGCGTTTTGCATAAAGATaactcccttttcctcctcccccagcccttcctcgggtccTTGGGGCAAAGGTAGCGGGGTCTGTCTTCGCCAGCCCAGGCGCTgtccccgccgccgggccggtCGCTACCTCCCGGCGGCGGGCCGGTAATGTAgctccctctccagctgctcGGCCGTCAGCGTCCCGGCGATAGCGGTGCAGCCGGGGTTGAAGACGGAGTAGGCGCTCAGCTCGCCTCGCCGCCGCTCGGCGGGGCCGCGGGTGCCGGCGTACATCCAGTAGAGCAGGGAGAGGACGAAGtagggcagccccagctccagctccgCGAACAGCGCCAGCAGTACCGCCCACAGCAGCACCTTCAGCAGCAGCGGATGCGCCCACACCGGAGCCGCCGGAGCCGCCCCGCCGGGACGGGCCTGTGGAGGCAACAGCGAGACTTGGCGTCAGGCACCGCCCCGCCGCCACACGGCCCCTCCCCGCCCAGCTCGGCACTCACCTCAGCGCCGCCTCCCGCGGCGGCCCGCTGTCCCTCGGTGGCCTCTGCAACCGCAGCCTTTCCCGGCGGCTCCGCGGGACGCGGCGACGGAGCTACGCTTCCGCGGGCGGCGCGGAACTGCGCCAGGCGCCGCTCCACGGCGGCCGACATGGCCGCCCCGCGCCTGCGCAAGGGCGGTGCGCGGGCCGCGCTGCGCCTGTGACGATGTggcgagggggcggggccgagcagcgccccccaccccaccccggggCAGCGGCTCCCGGGCAGTGGGCGCCGCCCTGCGGGTCGGCCCgagggggcagcggggctgaggggagcAGCGGGGTGAGGCGGCTCCCGAGCAGCCTGACCCCCGATCTGGGCCGGCCCGCAGGGGCTTAGGCCTCCCCAGAGGGAGGCACAGACAGCCAGCTACCCCTGGCCTTTCCTCTTCCACATtggcagcagagccagccaTATAGCTCtggagaaaagatgaaaatcaCCAAAGGTCCCCccttttgtgtttggggttgttggttttttttttttcatatctaaACCTTAATTACTGATaacaccaaaaagaaaaggagcaggaaagaATAAAGCATGGGGTGACCAAAGCCTGGAGCGTGTGAATGAGATGTTAGCAGCCGGGGGTGACTGGCAACATTTGCCTTGGGCGTTCAGGCGGCCATTGCAGAAGAGCTGTGAGCAGCCGGGGAAGGAGCAGCATGGAAGAGGAGGGTGCCTGTGCCGGGCATGGCCGGCAGCCCCGCTCGCTCGGCCGTCCCGGGTGGCTGCCGCTCTCGTTGGGCTGAGAGGAGCCGGGGCTCTCCCTGCGGCACCCGCTCCTGGCCGCGGAGAAGCGTGCGGTGGGCTCCCTGCAGCGCAGGCCCGTGGCCTCGCCGGCGACCCTTGGCACGGATGCCTGCTGGAACCGGGCCTGGCTGTCCCACCCTCTCGTtagacaaaaaatgaaaatcaggaaaACCGGCTCTGTCACATCATCTTTCAGCTATTGGTACAGCcgaaaaatagaaatttatttACAGGAGCCAGCTCTTAGCCTCAGGagtaaaatatttatcactCTCCAGCAGTAATAGTTAGCAATGAGACATCATTTCATCCTGCAGTGCCATTTCCAGTTACTTATAGCTTTCTCAGAAGTGACCTTTAGGGCTGAATATCTCATGCATGTGTCAGCTCAGAAGTGAATATGAGAAGtctaataaaaatcaatttggGTGTTCTTAAGTTATCTTAATGTGGAAAAAATTGTGTTTTTTCCCAGCTAAATCATTTTTCAGATGCCTACTTTATGCTTGATtacaaaataactttcttttaaCCTTCCAACTTTGCAAAAAGTGCCACAAtgaatgacatttttctctttatttgtgGAAATTCGATTTTGAAATGACAGtccaaaatgttttaagataGCCTGCACAGGAcgttattttattttgattttttttttccttcctcttatACTACTGTTCATGAACACAGCTCCTCCAAGAAGCGCTGGGTAATTCCACATGTTATGTTCTGTATGCATCATGAGTCGAACTAATAGTTGTACCTGAACTCAATACCACCTTTGCAAGCCGCACCCAGTGATTCACACGTTATCagattttattcaaaatttaCTGGGTGTCGCATGTATTTGCTATCGTGCGTCCAAATA
The DNA window shown above is from Grus americana isolate bGruAme1 chromosome 3, bGruAme1.mat, whole genome shotgun sequence and carries:
- the SAYSD1 gene encoding SAYSvFN domain-containing protein 1; protein product: MSAAVERRLAQFRAARGSVAPSPRPAEPPGKAAVAEATEGQRAAAGGGAEARPGGAAPAAPVWAHPLLLKVLLWAVLLALFAELELGLPYFVLSLLYWMYAGTRGPAERRRGELSAYSVFNPGCTAIAGTLTAEQLERELHYRPAAGR